One genomic segment of Rhizobium viscosum includes these proteins:
- the purD gene encoding phosphoribosylamine--glycine ligase yields MKVLLIGSGGREHALAWKLAQSPLMTEFYAAPGNPGIAEHATLAALDIDDHDAVVTFCRQKSIDFIVVGPEAPLVAGIADQLRAAGFAVFGPSAAAAQLEGSKGFTKDICARYNIPTGAYQRFNNAPKAKAYIRQQGAPIVVKADGLAAGKGVTVAMTLDEALAAVDDCFEGAFGEAGAEVVVEAYLDGEEASFFCLCDGKSALPLATAQDHKRVGEGDTGPNTGGMGAYSPAPVMTAEMIERTMKDIIEPTIRGMAESGHPFSGVFFAGLMMTAKGPELIEYNVRFGDPECQVLMMRLKSDLLPLLLACAHGTLDQVEAEWTDDPALTVVMASKGYPGSYEKNTPILALPAAGEGEKVFHAGTSLKDGALVATGGRVLNVTATGRTVGEAKDRAYALIDGVKWENGFCRRDIGWRAVEREKA; encoded by the coding sequence ATGAAGGTTCTGTTGATCGGATCGGGCGGACGCGAGCACGCACTTGCCTGGAAGCTGGCACAATCGCCGCTGATGACGGAATTCTATGCCGCCCCGGGCAATCCCGGCATCGCCGAACATGCCACGCTCGCTGCCCTTGATATTGATGACCACGATGCGGTGGTCACCTTCTGCCGGCAAAAGTCGATCGACTTTATCGTCGTCGGACCGGAAGCCCCACTGGTTGCCGGTATTGCCGATCAGCTGCGTGCTGCGGGCTTTGCGGTCTTCGGCCCATCTGCGGCAGCGGCTCAACTCGAGGGTTCCAAGGGTTTCACCAAGGATATCTGCGCCCGCTACAACATCCCGACCGGCGCCTATCAGCGTTTCAACAACGCGCCGAAGGCCAAGGCCTATATACGCCAGCAGGGCGCACCGATCGTCGTCAAGGCCGATGGTCTCGCCGCCGGCAAGGGTGTGACGGTCGCCATGACGCTTGACGAGGCGCTCGCCGCGGTGGACGATTGTTTCGAAGGCGCTTTCGGGGAGGCCGGGGCCGAAGTCGTCGTCGAAGCCTATCTCGATGGCGAGGAGGCGAGCTTCTTCTGCCTCTGCGATGGAAAGAGTGCCCTGCCGCTCGCAACCGCGCAGGATCACAAGCGTGTCGGTGAGGGCGATACCGGGCCCAACACAGGCGGCATGGGCGCCTATTCGCCCGCGCCTGTCATGACGGCCGAGATGATCGAACGCACGATGAAGGACATCATCGAGCCGACCATCCGTGGCATGGCCGAAAGTGGCCATCCCTTCAGCGGTGTCTTCTTCGCTGGCCTGATGATGACCGCCAAGGGGCCGGAACTCATCGAATACAATGTCCGCTTCGGTGATCCGGAATGCCAGGTGCTGATGATGCGGCTGAAGAGCGATCTCCTGCCGCTGCTGCTTGCCTGTGCCCATGGCACGCTGGACCAGGTCGAGGCCGAATGGACCGATGACCCGGCACTGACCGTCGTCATGGCCTCGAAAGGCTATCCGGGCTCCTATGAGAAGAACACCCCGATCCTCGCGCTGCCGGCAGCCGGCGAGGGCGAGAAGGTGTTTCATGCCGGCACATCGCTGAAGGATGGTGCTCTGGTGGCAACCGGCGGCCGCGTCCTGAACGTGACGGCGACGGGCCGCACGGTCGGCGAGGCGAAGGACCGCGCCTATGCCCTGATCGACGGTGTGAAATGGGAAAATGGTTTCTGCCGCCGCGATATCGGCTGGCGCGCGGTCGAGCGCGAAAAGGCATAA
- a CDS encoding DUF2207 domain-containing protein: protein MIRRFFGICFALLLLFAAQAAIGEEFIASFDAAIQLEKSGALTVAETITVNAEGDRIRRGIFRDFPLTFRDANGRRRSVDFSVVSVKRDGRDEPWHTESITGGIRIYAGSEDVTISPGRHQYVFTYKTNRQIRYFDDHDELYWNVTGNGWIFPIRSAVATVTFPQGVVPEDVAVFTGPVGAAGKNARASVDDGRLVVATTAPLGAQEGLTFAAKLPKGAIDPPSADQESSWWFSDNRDYFIGFGGLILVFLYYTRSWLKVGRDPAREIVVPRWDPPSGISPALVNYVDNKGFSGQGWTALSATALDLAVRGYVTLGDLKDSILIRRTDKPLGKEKLQAGEAELLKAVGGSGDTLTIDKANGEKVKSVGQSFRSSIEREHRGKYYNSNAGYITGGVILSAAALVALFVFGSLEPDTIALMIIPIGISVFLSVFVAGFAKALHRGRSLVGKIFAVIAIAIAVFVGLSILSAVVLALGSSLMEFHETPMLFAVGGIVLLNILYFFIMGAPTPLGAKMTAGVDGLRQYLTLAEKDRMNTAGAPQMSPQHFETLLPYAVALGVEKPWSRTFETWLAAASAGAAAAAYSPGWYSGNFNSGSFSDRIGGFSSSMASTIASTIPSPPPSSSSSGFSGGGSSGGGGGGGGGGGW from the coding sequence ATGATCCGGCGGTTTTTCGGCATTTGTTTCGCATTGCTGCTGCTGTTTGCGGCGCAGGCAGCGATAGGCGAAGAATTCATCGCCTCCTTCGATGCCGCCATCCAGCTGGAAAAGAGCGGGGCATTGACGGTGGCGGAAACGATCACCGTCAATGCCGAAGGCGACCGCATCCGGCGAGGCATCTTCCGCGATTTTCCATTGACATTCAGGGATGCGAACGGGCGGCGCCGCAGCGTCGATTTCAGTGTCGTCTCGGTCAAGCGCGACGGCAGGGACGAGCCTTGGCACACGGAATCCATCACTGGCGGCATCCGCATCTATGCGGGCTCCGAAGACGTGACGATCTCTCCCGGCCGCCACCAATATGTCTTCACCTACAAAACGAACCGTCAGATCCGTTACTTCGACGATCATGACGAGCTCTATTGGAACGTCACCGGCAATGGCTGGATTTTTCCGATCCGCTCGGCCGTAGCGACGGTCACCTTTCCGCAGGGCGTTGTGCCCGAAGATGTCGCCGTCTTCACTGGCCCCGTCGGCGCCGCCGGCAAGAACGCTCGAGCGAGCGTAGACGACGGCAGACTGGTCGTCGCCACTACGGCGCCCCTCGGTGCGCAGGAGGGGCTGACCTTTGCCGCGAAACTGCCGAAGGGTGCGATCGATCCGCCGAGCGCCGATCAGGAAAGCAGTTGGTGGTTCAGTGACAACAGGGACTATTTCATCGGTTTCGGCGGCCTCATCCTAGTCTTCCTCTATTACACGCGCTCCTGGCTGAAGGTTGGCCGTGATCCAGCGCGCGAGATTGTCGTACCGCGCTGGGATCCGCCTTCTGGTATCTCGCCCGCGCTTGTTAATTACGTCGACAACAAAGGCTTTTCCGGCCAGGGCTGGACTGCACTTTCGGCAACCGCGCTCGATCTTGCCGTGCGCGGCTACGTCACGCTGGGAGATCTCAAGGACTCGATCCTCATCCGCCGCACCGACAAGCCGCTCGGCAAGGAGAAGCTCCAGGCCGGCGAGGCCGAGCTCCTAAAGGCGGTCGGGGGCAGCGGCGATACGCTCACCATCGACAAGGCCAACGGCGAAAAGGTCAAATCGGTCGGCCAGAGCTTCCGCTCATCGATCGAACGGGAACACCGCGGCAAATATTACAATTCCAATGCGGGTTATATCACCGGCGGCGTGATATTAAGCGCCGCCGCCCTAGTGGCACTCTTCGTCTTCGGCTCTCTGGAGCCGGATACGATTGCGCTGATGATCATCCCCATCGGCATTTCCGTCTTCCTGTCTGTCTTCGTGGCAGGTTTTGCGAAGGCGCTGCATCGCGGTCGTTCGCTCGTTGGCAAGATTTTCGCGGTCATCGCCATCGCTATCGCCGTTTTTGTGGGCTTGAGCATTCTCTCGGCCGTTGTGCTGGCGCTCGGCTCTTCGCTGATGGAATTCCACGAAACGCCCATGCTTTTTGCGGTGGGCGGCATCGTGCTCCTCAACATCCTCTATTTCTTCATCATGGGCGCTCCGACACCGCTCGGTGCCAAGATGACAGCTGGCGTTGATGGCTTGCGGCAATACCTGACGCTCGCCGAAAAAGACCGCATGAACACGGCCGGCGCTCCGCAAATGTCGCCGCAACATTTCGAGACCCTGCTGCCCTATGCCGTGGCTCTTGGTGTCGAAAAGCCATGGTCGCGCACATTCGAGACCTGGCTGGCGGCGGCTTCCGCAGGGGCGGCCGCGGCGGCCTATAGTCCCGGCTGGTATTCCGGCAATTTCAATAGCGGCAGCTTCTCTGATCGCATTGGCGGCTTCTCGTCGTCGATGGCCTCGACGATCGCGTCCACTATTCCTTCACCGCCGCCCTCCAGTTCGTCCTCGGGTTTTTCCGGCGGCGGCTCGTCCGGCGGAGGTGGCGGAGGTGGCGGAGGCGGGGGCTGGTAA
- the aroA gene encoding 3-phosphoshikimate 1-carboxyvinyltransferase: protein MSKAKLTIIPPGKPLTGRAVVPGSKSITNRALLLAGLAKGTSRLTGALKSDDTKYMAEALRAMGVQIDEPDETTFVVTGSGKLLPPKAPLFLGNAGTATRFLTAAVASVEGTVVVDGDEHMRKRPIGPLVAALKSLGLDAEAPTGCPPVTVRGNGHFASGRVEIDAGLSSQYVSALLMAAPLANPGANAPVTIALAGTDIGARGYVDLTLAAMEAFGAKVEQLDAATWRVEPTGYTATDFVIEPDASAATYLWAAEVLSGGNIDLGVANEAFTQPDAKAYETIAKFPHLPAEIDGSQMQDAIPTIAVLAAFNETPVRFVGIANLRVKECDRIRALSTGLNNISEGLAVEEGDDLIVHSDPELAGQTLPADIDTFADHRIAMSFALAGLKINGITILDPDCVGKTFPAYWRTLAGLGVAYKDEA from the coding sequence ATGAGTAAAGCCAAGCTCACCATCATCCCGCCGGGCAAGCCACTCACCGGTCGTGCCGTGGTTCCGGGCTCCAAGTCAATCACCAACCGCGCCCTGCTCCTGGCGGGCCTTGCCAAGGGCACGAGCCGGCTGACCGGCGCTTTGAAGAGCGACGACACGAAATATATGGCCGAGGCGCTCAGGGCCATGGGCGTGCAGATCGACGAGCCCGATGAGACGACCTTCGTGGTAACAGGCAGCGGCAAGCTTTTGCCTCCGAAAGCTCCGCTCTTCCTCGGTAATGCCGGCACGGCGACGCGCTTCCTGACGGCGGCTGTCGCTTCCGTCGAAGGCACTGTCGTCGTCGATGGCGACGAGCATATGCGCAAGCGCCCGATCGGCCCGCTGGTCGCAGCCCTGAAGTCGCTCGGACTGGATGCCGAAGCCCCGACCGGCTGCCCGCCGGTAACCGTGCGCGGTAACGGTCATTTCGCTTCCGGTCGCGTCGAGATCGATGCCGGCCTGTCCAGCCAGTATGTCTCCGCCCTTCTCATGGCAGCACCGCTTGCCAATCCGGGCGCTAACGCACCCGTGACGATCGCGCTCGCCGGCACCGATATTGGCGCCCGCGGTTATGTCGATTTGACCCTTGCCGCCATGGAAGCCTTCGGCGCCAAGGTGGAGCAGCTCGATGCTGCGACCTGGCGCGTCGAGCCGACCGGCTACACCGCAACCGATTTCGTCATCGAGCCGGATGCCTCCGCGGCAACATATCTCTGGGCGGCCGAAGTGCTGAGCGGCGGCAATATCGATCTCGGCGTCGCCAACGAGGCGTTCACGCAGCCCGATGCCAAGGCCTATGAGACGATCGCCAAATTCCCGCATCTGCCGGCCGAAATCGACGGCTCGCAGATGCAGGATGCCATCCCGACGATCGCGGTTCTTGCCGCCTTCAACGAGACGCCGGTCCGTTTCGTCGGCATTGCCAACCTGCGCGTCAAGGAATGCGACCGCATCCGCGCATTGTCGACGGGGCTCAACAATATCAGCGAGGGCCTGGCGGTCGAGGAGGGCGATGATCTGATCGTCCATTCCGATCCTGAACTCGCCGGTCAGACGCTGCCGGCCGACATCGATACCTTTGCCGATCACCGCATCGCAATGAGCTTTGCGCTCGCCGGCCTGAAGATCAACGGCATCACCATTCTCGACCCTGACTGCGTCGGCAAGACCTTCCCTGCCTACTGGCGCACGCTTGCGGGACTGGGGGTTGCCTACAAGGACGAAGCCTGA
- a CDS encoding LemA family protein, with translation MYVILAVLVVIALYVVFIYNGLVRSRQMAEEAWSGIDVQLKRRADLIPNLIETVKGYAAHEKSTLEEVVELRNKAQAVPAGDVAGRAQVEGLLGQALGRVMALAEAYPDLKANQNFSELQASLETMESEIQMARRYYNGAARDLNVKVESFPSNLVAGQFGFSKREYFEIANEADRAVPTVKF, from the coding sequence ATGTACGTGATACTCGCTGTTCTCGTTGTCATCGCACTCTACGTCGTCTTCATCTACAACGGCTTGGTTCGCTCCCGGCAGATGGCCGAGGAAGCCTGGTCCGGTATCGATGTGCAGCTGAAGCGCCGTGCGGACCTGATCCCCAACCTGATCGAGACCGTCAAAGGCTACGCCGCCCATGAAAAGAGCACGCTCGAAGAGGTCGTCGAACTCCGAAACAAGGCGCAGGCGGTTCCCGCTGGTGATGTGGCGGGCAGGGCGCAGGTGGAAGGTCTGCTCGGCCAGGCGCTCGGCCGGGTGATGGCGCTTGCCGAAGCCTATCCCGATCTGAAGGCTAACCAGAATTTCTCCGAGCTTCAGGCTTCGCTGGAAACGATGGAAAGCGAAATCCAGATGGCGCGGCGCTATTATAACGGCGCTGCCCGCGATCTGAATGTCAAGGTCGAGAGCTTCCCCTCGAACCTCGTCGCCGGCCAGTTCGGCTTTTCCAAGCGCGAATATTTCGAAATCGCCAACGAGGCCGACCGGGCCGTACCGACCGTCAAGTTCTGA
- a CDS encoding DUF2207 family protein — translation MLRLLAWPILCAMLVFLTSCSDFDKEFTVQSANSTVEVYTDGTGFVSEFFDIAVKKAENYGGVYVDIPQRFTDASGGVHWRDFQLAAARRDGRDEYYSWENNVPGYSIYIGAEHCKNCSADLPTGLTKIQIAYWLGRLVRQEGGREVLFLPAYMGRVHGQGAKKTLTLKLPPGGTLRPSQQDRTAAYDVVRSAPNEIQVSIPAGKGDRVLPDIEVEYPAGTFVTVTSGKRVEWWLSDHFLPFISISGLLIAGLFILNRWRGWRLPACSIAVDSKETESISPALAAYLFLDWKPGAAKAAFMASACHLAMKRMLRLSGLGEDCEASDLSARQVRKKGKVARARWYGLPAVTRSVFGRIEGERPVNDRRTVVNALYGFERDLHQIVAEEYRKIRGGVDRTRLATAAIILALGVAVAYFIGLLLYSAAISGLLLIVFVVVTMFRHPERFPVATGTAEQFKQALGLMVGLPVMVIVALVYIGTTEVISEQWPYLMAILLHIAGIIAVLAMLRMPTSKQRRIRNNILNLSRYFNGEMDGPAMSVECYEHYLPFAVALDVEQRWTERFNLWRESQKMDACAPDWRISS, via the coding sequence GTGTTGCGTCTTTTAGCATGGCCCATCTTATGCGCCATGCTGGTCTTTCTGACGTCGTGCAGCGATTTTGACAAGGAGTTCACGGTCCAGTCGGCAAACAGTACGGTTGAAGTCTACACCGACGGCACTGGCTTCGTGTCGGAGTTCTTCGACATCGCAGTAAAAAAGGCAGAAAATTACGGCGGTGTCTACGTCGATATCCCTCAACGTTTCACGGATGCGTCAGGGGGTGTTCACTGGCGAGATTTCCAATTGGCCGCAGCCCGGCGCGACGGGCGCGACGAATACTATTCCTGGGAAAACAACGTACCGGGCTACTCGATCTACATCGGAGCGGAGCACTGCAAAAACTGCTCTGCAGATCTGCCCACCGGTCTTACAAAGATCCAGATCGCTTACTGGCTCGGACGCCTGGTTCGTCAGGAAGGCGGCCGCGAGGTTCTCTTCCTGCCTGCCTATATGGGCCGCGTGCACGGCCAGGGTGCCAAAAAAACGCTGACTCTGAAGCTACCGCCAGGGGGAACGTTGCGCCCTTCGCAACAGGATCGGACGGCGGCCTATGACGTGGTGAGGAGCGCACCGAATGAGATCCAGGTGTCTATTCCAGCAGGTAAAGGGGACCGAGTCCTACCTGACATCGAGGTCGAATATCCCGCTGGGACCTTTGTGACCGTAACGAGCGGCAAGCGGGTAGAGTGGTGGCTCTCCGATCACTTTCTCCCATTCATCAGCATTTCGGGATTGCTCATCGCCGGTCTGTTTATCCTCAATAGGTGGCGGGGCTGGCGATTGCCTGCATGTTCGATTGCTGTCGATAGCAAGGAGACGGAGAGCATATCGCCTGCTCTAGCCGCCTATTTATTCTTGGACTGGAAGCCCGGTGCTGCAAAGGCGGCCTTCATGGCGTCTGCCTGCCATCTCGCAATGAAAAGAATGCTTCGCCTTTCTGGCCTCGGCGAGGATTGCGAAGCTTCGGATTTGTCTGCCAGACAGGTGCGGAAGAAGGGTAAGGTGGCGCGCGCCAGATGGTACGGTCTTCCAGCTGTGACGCGTTCGGTATTTGGCCGAATTGAAGGGGAACGGCCTGTCAATGACCGGCGGACAGTCGTAAATGCCCTGTACGGTTTCGAACGTGACTTGCATCAGATCGTCGCTGAGGAATATCGGAAAATCAGAGGCGGTGTTGATCGAACACGGCTGGCAACTGCGGCTATCATTCTGGCCCTTGGCGTTGCCGTCGCCTATTTTATCGGTCTTTTGCTCTATTCCGCCGCCATCTCAGGGTTATTGTTGATTGTTTTTGTGGTTGTAACCATGTTCCGCCATCCTGAGCGGTTTCCCGTGGCAACCGGCACCGCCGAGCAGTTCAAGCAGGCGCTTGGTTTGATGGTGGGTCTTCCGGTGATGGTGATTGTTGCACTTGTCTATATCGGCACGACTGAGGTGATCAGCGAACAGTGGCCGTATCTGATGGCGATCTTGCTGCACATTGCCGGCATCATTGCGGTTTTGGCGATGTTGCGCATGCCAACGTCGAAGCAGCGGCGGATCCGCAACAACATTCTAAATTTGAGTCGTTATTTCAACGGCGAGATGGATGGCCCGGCAATGTCGGTCGAATGCTACGAGCACTATCTCCCGTTCGCGGTTGCGCTTGATGTCGAGCAACGCTGGACCGAACGCTTCAATCTGTGGCGAGAGAGCCAAAAGATGGATGCCTGTGCTCCGGATTGGCGGATCAGTTCTTAG
- a CDS encoding AAA family ATPase: MTQKPASRIVHINGWPGTGKLTIGRLLAKRLGARLIDNHMLLNPAEALFARGNPLHASLREQIRRAVFDHAVRADPAESFVFTDALADDEHDKATFSWYLDLAAARGADLVAVLLDCAPEENARRLISPGRSEALKLTDTAMLQRLRANYKLLRGLAEHTVEIDTTDLSPERTAARILAHIGG, encoded by the coding sequence GTGACGCAAAAGCCTGCCAGCCGTATAGTTCATATCAACGGCTGGCCAGGCACTGGGAAGCTGACTATCGGCCGCTTGCTGGCGAAAAGGCTCGGCGCGCGGCTTATCGACAATCACATGCTGCTTAATCCAGCGGAAGCTCTTTTCGCCCGCGGCAACCCTCTGCATGCATCACTGCGTGAACAGATTCGGCGAGCGGTTTTCGATCATGCCGTGCGTGCCGATCCGGCTGAAAGCTTTGTCTTTACCGATGCTCTTGCGGATGACGAGCATGATAAGGCGACGTTCTCCTGGTATCTCGATTTGGCTGCTGCTAGAGGCGCGGATCTGGTCGCGGTTCTCCTCGATTGCGCGCCGGAGGAGAATGCCAGGCGCCTCATCTCTCCTGGCCGATCCGAGGCGCTCAAGCTGACGGATACGGCGATGCTGCAACGGCTGCGGGCAAACTATAAACTGCTGCGCGGGTTGGCTGAACACACGGTCGAAATCGATACGACGGACCTTTCACCGGAGCGGACGGCGGCCCGAATTCTCGCGCATATCGGTGGTTGA
- a CDS encoding glycine--tRNA ligase subunit alpha yields the protein MSATIPDHMNPKRSFQALILTLHHYWADKGCAVLQPYDMEVGAGTFHPATTLRALGPKPWKAAYVQPSRRPSDGRYGENPNRLQHYYQYQVILKPNPPNLQELYLGSLAAIGLDPLLHDIRFVEDDWESPTLGAWGLGWECWCDGMEVSQFTYFQQVCGIECSPVAGELTYGLERLAMYVQGVDNVYDLNFNGREGDEKISYGDVFLQAEQEYSRHNFEFANTEMLHRHFIDAEKECQALLAAGAPGDNANQRLHKCVFPAYDQCIKASHVFNLLDARGVISVTERQSYILRVRTLAKACGEAFLLTDAGGVNVSKEAA from the coding sequence ATGTCCGCGACAATTCCAGACCATATGAACCCGAAGCGCTCGTTCCAGGCGCTGATCCTCACCCTGCATCATTACTGGGCGGACAAGGGTTGTGCGGTTCTGCAGCCCTATGACATGGAAGTGGGCGCTGGCACCTTCCACCCGGCCACGACGCTGCGCGCCCTTGGCCCAAAGCCGTGGAAGGCCGCTTACGTGCAGCCCTCCCGCCGCCCGTCCGACGGCCGCTACGGCGAAAACCCGAACCGCCTGCAGCACTACTATCAGTATCAGGTCATCCTGAAGCCGAACCCGCCGAACCTGCAGGAACTCTATCTCGGTTCGCTCGCCGCCATCGGCCTCGATCCGCTGCTGCACGATATCCGCTTCGTCGAGGATGACTGGGAAAGCCCGACGCTCGGCGCCTGGGGCCTCGGTTGGGAATGCTGGTGCGACGGCATGGAAGTCTCGCAATTCACCTATTTCCAGCAGGTCTGCGGCATCGAATGCTCGCCCGTCGCCGGTGAGCTGACCTATGGTCTGGAGCGCCTCGCCATGTATGTGCAAGGTGTCGACAACGTCTACGACCTGAACTTCAATGGCCGCGAAGGCGACGAGAAGATCAGCTACGGCGACGTCTTCCTGCAGGCCGAGCAGGAATATTCCCGCCATAATTTCGAATTCGCCAATACCGAGATGCTGCATCGCCATTTCATTGATGCCGAAAAGGAATGCCAGGCGCTGCTCGCCGCCGGTGCTCCCGGTGACAATGCCAACCAGCGCCTGCACAAATGCGTCTTCCCGGCCTACGACCAATGCATCAAGGCCAGCCACGTCTTCAACCTGCTCGACGCCCGCGGCGTGATTTCCGTGACCGAGCGCCAGAGCTACATCCTGCGTGTGCGCACGCTCGCCAAAGCCTGCGGCGAAGCATTTCTGCTGACGGATGCGGGTGGTGTAAACGTGTCGAAAGAGGCCGCGTGA